Proteins co-encoded in one Cellulosilyticum sp. I15G10I2 genomic window:
- the thiD gene encoding bifunctional hydroxymethylpyrimidine kinase/phosphomethylpyrimidine kinase has translation MKTVLTIAGSDCSGGAGIQADLKTITVHKMYGMSVITALTAQNTQKVFEVVKCTPEFVEAQLDAVFTDIYPDAVKIGMVSSAEIIESIVNKLTEYHAQKVILDPVMIATSGRSLLNDDAFYALKNKLMTITHVITPNIPEAELLSGISISTVDDMIKAAEEINKFYKGHILIKGGHLVDRADDLIYSGGEIIWIKGNRIGQKERHGTGCTLSSAIACNLAKELSLEESVKRAKAYVAGALRSDTNLGYGSSPLSHHYSIKEK, from the coding sequence TTGAAAACAGTATTAACTATTGCAGGGTCTGATTGCAGCGGAGGGGCAGGTATTCAAGCTGATCTTAAGACGATAACGGTACATAAAATGTATGGGATGAGCGTTATAACCGCACTTACAGCTCAAAATACGCAAAAAGTATTTGAAGTTGTAAAATGCACACCAGAGTTTGTGGAGGCACAGTTAGACGCAGTATTTACAGATATTTACCCTGATGCAGTTAAGATAGGGATGGTTTCATCAGCAGAGATTATAGAGAGCATTGTAAATAAGCTGACAGAGTACCATGCTCAAAAGGTTATTCTAGATCCTGTTATGATAGCCACCAGCGGCAGAAGCTTATTAAATGATGATGCGTTCTATGCACTCAAAAACAAACTTATGACTATAACCCATGTCATTACGCCCAATATACCAGAGGCTGAACTTTTATCTGGTATTTCAATTAGTACGGTTGATGATATGATAAAAGCTGCTGAAGAGATCAATAAGTTTTATAAGGGACATATACTTATAAAAGGCGGTCACCTAGTTGACCGGGCAGATGATCTTATTTATTCCGGGGGAGAGATTATTTGGATTAAAGGCAATAGGATAGGTCAAAAAGAAAGACATGGCACAGGATGTACCCTTTCTTCAGCCATTGCTTGTAATCTGGCAAAAGAACTAAGCCTAGAGGAAAGTGTAAAACGTGCTAAAGCATATGTAGCAGGTGCATTGCGTAGTGATACAAATCTAGGCTATGGAAGCAGTCCCCTTAGCCACCATTATAGTATAAAAGAAAAGTAA
- a CDS encoding HAD family hydrolase: MLETIKGAIFDLDGTLIDSMGIWGSIGTDFLLSHNITPPEDIEKTLKSMSFYQSAEYFRDKYHINHTPEEIMALVYAQVAEHYKTTIPLKDSIEKYLKVLQKKGAKMGIATASNKRLAFCALKRLGILEYFEFILTCDEIGVGKDEPKIYLEAAALLEIDKENIYVFEDALYCVKTAKAAGFKVVGVYDASSEQDREELEKVCDHFIVSFKELL; this comes from the coding sequence ATGCTTGAGACCATTAAAGGCGCTATATTTGATCTTGATGGCACCCTGATAGATTCTATGGGCATATGGGGCAGTATAGGTACTGACTTTTTATTAAGTCATAACATTACGCCGCCAGAAGATATTGAAAAAACATTGAAATCAATGAGCTTTTATCAGTCAGCTGAGTATTTTAGAGATAAATATCACATTAATCATACACCAGAAGAGATTATGGCCCTAGTTTATGCACAGGTAGCAGAACATTATAAAACGACTATTCCATTAAAAGATTCTATTGAAAAGTACCTAAAGGTACTTCAAAAAAAAGGTGCAAAGATGGGGATTGCAACAGCTTCTAATAAAAGATTAGCATTTTGTGCTTTAAAAAGACTTGGCATCTTAGAATACTTTGAGTTTATCCTAACTTGCGATGAAATAGGAGTAGGCAAAGACGAACCGAAAATTTATTTAGAGGCAGCAGCGTTACTCGAAATAGATAAAGAGAACATTTATGTTTTTGAAGATGCCTTATATTGTGTCAAGACGGCTAAAGCAGCAGGCTTCAAAGTAGTAGGTGTTTATGATGCATCATCTGAGCAAGATAGGGAAGAACTCGAGAAAGTATGTGATCATTTTATAGTATCTTTTAAGGAACTATTATAA
- the thiC gene encoding phosphomethylpyrimidine synthase ThiC — MQYTTQMDAARKGIITEQLRIVAEKENMAVEELRELVAQGKAVIPANKNHKSLDPNGVGNKLKTKINVNLGTSKDCLNLEMEMEKVQGAVAMGAESIMDLSSFGDTHTFRKKLVEECKAMIGTVPIYDAIVYYNKELDKITAKEWLDIVKMHAEDGVDFMTIHCGINKQTAQRFKNNKRLTNIVSRGGSLIFAWMEMTGNENPFYEFYDEVLEICRTYDVTMSLGDACRPGSIEDASDISQIEELIALGELTQRAWDKDVQVIIEGPGHMPLDQIEANMKIQQTICKGAPFYVLGPLVTDVAPGYDHITSAIGGAIAATYGASFLCYVTPAEHLRLPNLEDMKEGIVASKIAAHAADIAKGIKGAKAWDYEMSTARKNLDWEKMFDLAIDPEKARRYREESTPEHSDTCTMCGKMCAVRNMNKILNGEHVDVI, encoded by the coding sequence ATGCAATATACAACACAAATGGATGCAGCAAGAAAAGGTATTATCACAGAACAGCTGCGTATAGTAGCCGAAAAAGAAAATATGGCAGTTGAAGAGCTAAGAGAGTTAGTCGCACAAGGTAAGGCAGTTATTCCTGCTAACAAAAACCACAAGTCTTTAGATCCAAACGGTGTAGGTAATAAATTAAAAACTAAAATCAATGTTAATTTAGGAACTTCTAAAGACTGTCTCAATCTTGAGATGGAGATGGAAAAAGTCCAAGGAGCAGTTGCAATGGGTGCAGAATCTATTATGGATTTAAGTTCTTTTGGAGATACCCATACTTTTAGAAAAAAACTTGTGGAAGAATGTAAGGCAATGATAGGTACAGTGCCTATTTATGATGCGATTGTTTACTATAATAAAGAACTCGATAAAATTACAGCTAAGGAGTGGCTTGATATTGTTAAGATGCATGCAGAAGATGGTGTTGACTTTATGACCATACATTGCGGCATTAATAAGCAAACAGCTCAAAGATTTAAAAATAATAAACGTTTAACAAATATTGTTTCAAGAGGGGGTTCACTCATTTTTGCATGGATGGAAATGACAGGCAATGAAAATCCTTTCTATGAATTTTATGATGAAGTTTTAGAAATCTGCAGAACTTACGATGTAACTATGAGTCTAGGGGATGCTTGCAGACCAGGTTCCATAGAGGATGCCAGTGATATTTCTCAGATCGAAGAACTTATTGCACTTGGAGAACTTACACAAAGAGCTTGGGATAAAGACGTTCAGGTCATCATTGAGGGGCCAGGCCATATGCCTCTAGATCAAATAGAAGCTAATATGAAGATCCAGCAAACAATATGTAAGGGTGCGCCATTTTATGTGTTAGGACCTCTCGTAACTGATGTAGCCCCAGGATATGATCACATTACATCAGCAATAGGCGGAGCCATTGCAGCAACTTACGGAGCATCTTTCCTTTGTTATGTGACACCGGCTGAGCATTTAAGACTGCCTAATCTTGAAGATATGAAAGAAGGGATTGTAGCTTCTAAGATTGCAGCCCATGCAGCGGATATTGCAAAAGGTATAAAAGGTGCTAAGGCATGGGATTATGAAATGAGTACGGCAAGAAAAAATCTTGATTGGGAAAAGATGTTTGATCTTGCCATTGACCCAGAAAAAGCAAGAAGATATAGGGAAGAATCTACACCAGAGCATTCAGATACTTGTACAATGTGCGGTAAAATGTGTGCTGTAAGAAATATGAATAAGATTTTAAACGGCGAACATGTTGATGTTATTTAG